CATTGTGCCTTTCCCTAGGTACAATATGTTGCACTGAAATTGTAGTGTGCAGAGAGCTGGTTTGAACTAAATATAGTCCTGGAGTTTGCAAAAGTATGCATTCCTGGGTGGTTGACTCATCAATTGTAATCCCACTTAACATTTTGATTAGAAGGAACCtgtcaatcaaaaaagatgacaatCAATTTGGGAAAATAGAAatagatgttttaaaataaaactattggCATTTTACATTGATTTGGTACCTTGGTTTGTCACAACTGAATGAAACAAGAGTCTGAATTGTTACCTCCTGTTTTTATGTGTCTGCCTCCAAACCAGTGGTGTTCAAACTTGAACATGCATCAGAATCACCTGGATGGTTTCTTAAACAATAATTGCTGGAGCTCAACCCACAATTCTAAAGTTGGTACTTCTAGAAGGTTCCCAAGTGACGTTCCTGCTGGTGGTCTGAAAACCACATTTTAAGAATCTGCTTTAATCTACAGGAGTAGCACCTGGTAACTGAGCCAACCTGGTACTGGGCATGGGGATTTGAATTTTAATTGTTAATTGGTAGGTAGTATGTCTGGACCTAACTCACATACTAAATGCTACTGGTCAATACTTAGTCATTCCACAAACATTTATTCAGCTCCACCTGTGTGCCCAGGTGCATGTGCACAAAAGGCTTTAGCCAAAGTGACTTATCAGCATGCATGAAATTACTACtccttatttttaaagatctatgaTTTCTTAGAAATAGTGTGAAGGTTAAGAAAGACCTTTGATCTGCATTGCAAATCAATCTGCCATGGGCCAAAAGGGCCAAAACTCAGCACTCTCTTGGAGAGGCTAAGGGTGTGGTCTGCTAGTGGCCAGGATTTTCTCAGCTCCCCATCATCCATGCCCACACCGGATGGATCCTCATCCTCTTCATGACCATTACTCTCTGGAGCTTACTTAGATCACAAGTGAccaaattttattttctgaatgAAGAATCACATATTTGTATTGTTTGTTGCTTTCCACAGCAGTCTTATTCCCTGTCCAAACTACCTCTGTAATGTGACTTTTTCTGTGCTAGTCTGTTAAACCCTGCCCTCCTTGGTGCTAGACTCCAACTGTGCCTCTGGGCAGAGGAGACAAAACACAGCTATCCTGTTGGCTTCTATTATGGTTTCAAAGTTTGTACTTTCTCTGCGGGTGCAGTTAAATATTGAAGGACTGTGTAATGGCAGAGCTTTGAACCAAAAGAGGATTATGAGCCTACTGGATTGAAGTTAAAATCTAAGAACCTACATTTAGAGTTGTGTATTTTTCTCATCCCAGCTCCTTGTACTGATACTTACCCTGAGCAGAGTAAATGGTAAGTACTGACACTGTCCAACATTAAGATGTACATAGCCTATCTTTTGTCTCAGAAGccaagaaataataaaatcatataaaataagagaaccaaTGTTTAATAGGGACCATGGTGCTCTCTAAGAATCTTGATATGAGGTGTCATAAAATACGCTTTCAGTAATATGCCTTCCTCAGTAAGGTAAAGAAAAATTAAGGCCAGATAAATCAAGTGCTGTGAATTTGAAACTCACAGAGAAGCATTGATTTAGGGTAGATTTTCAGGCATTCAAGACAGCCTCAGTCTCATGAGAGACTTGAATTCTTTAAACTGTATTGCCAAAGGAAGAAGTTagtgaaggagggaaaaaaaaaaaaaaaaaaaaaactctgattcTCTTGAACTCTTCCATTGTGGTAATATAATGATCTCAATTGGAGTTTTTTGTtgctgctttaaaatttttttcccactCTACATACCTATTCAGAAGTTAGTGCATAACTTATTTTGCATtcaaatttctcttttcctcccctaTTCACATTGATCTGCTTCCTTTTGTCTTGTTATTCAgttctccttttccctttctgccctttaTATCTAGTTGATTGACTCTCCCCAACCCTCCCAATGTAATGGACATTGCTATAAGTGGCTATTACCAACCACAAGAGAACttaacatatgctttgaggagCATTTATCCCACTAAAACTTCTGTAAGTTTGGGTAAAGGGCTACCCAGGTCCATATGCAGTGTTATAGAATCTGAGGTACAGTTTCCAGTTGGTAACCCCCATTATCCACAACCAAAAAACTAGagattaaaatttctttactacTACTATAGAGGCTTGACTAGATTCCCTTTCAGACTGTAGAGCACTCATCTTCAGTTCTGACCACAAGGGATTCCATATAAAAAAGCAGAAGGGATTGGGGCAAAAGGTATGCTGTCATGCCATTCAATTTCTATCATGCCCTGCCATTCAATTTCTATCCTGCCCTCTGCACTTGCTGCTTTCAGAAGATACATCTAAAGATACAAAGTCTGATTTTGATTATGATGCCTTAATCACTGGGTTTACAATTAATGTTGACTGTTTTAGACTGTAAGCTCCTAGAGAGCAGGATTGCTATAGTAGGGatattttaacattgttgtgtgctaaagaacaaaataaacattttgattttGTGATTCTTTCTTTCCACCCAGGGTATTATCAGAAGAAACTAGTTTCTCCATTGTCTACCTAATTACCAGCATTTAAGATGTCAGTCTTTCAGGTGGCACAACCTCCAGCTCTCATTTCAATCTCCTACTCAAACTGCCAAAGATAGCACATGCCGGAAGATCTGTGTGACCCTTTGCATAGGATACAGGGTACTCATGAGGCTACAAATAATTCATTTTAACAAGAATTCCTGATTTTGAAAACTAGATAACTTGTCATATAAGCCCTACCTTTATAAAAGCACCTTGGAACTTCACTACGTAGGCTTGATAGGAGCAATGGGCCTGCTTATTCCTCTGGTCATGCCAGAATGCCAGTGTTACCCTCCCTACTGGCTCACAGTAAACATTGTGCCATTCAGCACTACTCTATCTCTATATGGTATAGTGTGCTGAGCATGAACCTCAAAGTCAAACAAACTTGAATATGAATCCTAGTTTTACCACTTAATAGTTATATGACTTAAAGTTATGCTAATCACACCTAAGTCTTCATTTTCTCACTTTTCCCTTTGCCAGGTTCCTGCTCCTGCAGTTCTACTGCTCCCATccagctgctttttcattcaaataagaACACAGCACCAGAATTTCCACTGGTGCCTTGGCATTTCCCATATTATGCCGTGATTGAGCCAGGCGCATGACAATGCACATGCCCTACCAAGTGAATCTTCCTCTGGCCCTATTTTTCTCACTAAAGGCAATGATCGTGCTTATTTGAAGTAGGAGTAGACCAGAGCAATAACTCACTggatagagcacatgccttggcTATATGCCTGGCCCAGAAGTGCCATGGCACCTGAGCAAGCTCCAGTCttgtgttgtctctctctgtctctacttggaTGAAAAATAGCCCAGAAGTAGTGAGGTGGCACATAGAAAGCTCTAATCTGGGGGGGAGGAGAGGTAATATGTTAAAAGGACCTCAGagaactggggaaatagcatgatgtttatgcaaaacaaaaaaaatgtgggagcctggcggtagcacagtgggttaagtgcacgtggcacaaagcgcaaggaccggcaaaaggattccggttcgagcctcaggctccccacctgcaggggagtcacttcacaagtggtgaagcaggtctgcaggtgtctatctctccccctgtcttcccctcctctcttcatttctctctgtcctgtccaacaacaacaacaatagtagtaacaacacggataaacaacaagggcaacaaagaggaaaaaaatggcctccaggagcagtggatttgtagtgcaggctccgagccccagccataaccctggaggcaaaaaaaaaaaaagttactgcccgaggcaccaaaagtcccagagtcaatcccaacaccaccataagccagagctgaacagtgttctggttaagggAGTGGGGGATAAAAGGACCCCAGCACCTAATAGGCATTCAAAGTCATACTGTATTTCTGCTGTCTCCTGATTATTATTGTTCATTTGGCTTTCAGGAAAATTACTCATTTGGATGAGCTTAGTTTCTCTATAAGCTGGCCATGTTCCTGAGTTTGGGCAATACAGTAATGAACCTAAAAATATAAAACCAATACATATGATTTAATTTGTGTTCAAAGATATTTACAACCACAATGAGTTCTTATTTTACTAATTCAATAATTGCCTCATTCTTTATAGGTAAAATAGCATAGAAGCAAAGGGTGCAGCTCAATGATAGAGCACATGCTTATTAGCatgtatgaagccctgggttcaattcccagcaccaaagaAAATAAGCATGAAAGTTTAGCAACAAACTCTTGCTTTACTCTGACTTCCCCATATTTTCAGACTCAGCAATAGAAAGAATGTAGTAAGAAGCTTAAAGCATGGGTTCATAAGTCAGTATGCCCTACTTCAAATCTCagcttcttaatagctgagtattcatTTCTCCTATTGTTAAAGCACACTGTTCACAGGACTTaaagattaaatgaaataattgCATAAAGGATATAGTACAATGtcttgtcactgggacttcaccactccttaTTTGCTCTTGTAAGGAAAAGGAAATTCAGGAAGCATAATTTCCGCCTGCCCcccaaaaccagagcactgctcagctctgctatatggtggttctggggactgaacctgggacctttggtgctacAGGCATGGAAATCGttttgctatcttcccagcccaatgCATTAACTTTCCATGCTTGTATCCCTATTCATACTGGGATGCCACAGAAGCCGAGGCTAAAGCAGAATCTCATTTCTCcatgttctattttgttttggtGGAGGTTGTGTTGTTTTTATTCTGCTCTCCATATGGACCTTCAAACTACTGTGAGACTTCTGTGTCTGGAATCTGACTTgcatttttgttagttttttttttaagattatcatTTATTAGGGGAGCCAGGcgttggcacacctgattaagctaagcgcacacatcacagtgtataacgacccaggttcaagtccctgatccctacctacagagggaaagcttcataataaataaataaataaataaaaacaaaagattatCATGTattattaatgacagagagacaaaAGCACTGCTAAGTTGTGgcatgtggtgctaaggattgaacctgtgacctattgggcttcaggcataaaagtctgatGTGCTACCTCTACTGTCTCCCTGCTTATGTTTTTAAGATGTAAAGATAACAGAATTAAAGATCTTAGATAAAACTGGTAGAATAAAGATTCTGTATTATTGGCAAGCAGCTAGGGAAATAGCGCAACTGGGAAAGCAgtggacttacatgcctgaggttcccagtttgatccctggcactacatgtactggagtggtgtcTACTCTGCATCATGTAAAAGTCTcataataagtaaaacaaatcttaaaaaagaatagttgaggccagggagacagcctaggccttatacaagtctttcatgtctgaggctccaaggacccaggttcaatccccagcatcacacagtaagtcagagctcagtagtgttttggtgtctctcaataaaatcaaagtttacataagtgaataaaataaagtttattttaaaatgttttattatttattggaagaaatagccagaaagagagggaaagagatacctataacactgcttcaccactagcaaagctcttcccctgcaggaggggactgggggcttgaacccaggtccatgtgcactataataacgtgtactcagccaggtgcaccaccgctcagcccctaaaatatagtttatataataaaataaaatatagttgaAAGATGACTGAGGGTGTGATTCAAAGGTAGAGTGCTTTCCTTACATATCAGAAGTCCTGCATTTAAGCCTTGGTACTATAACTTGAAGGAATAAGGGGACACTATCTACTATCCTATTCCTTCCCTGCCTCTCCTATATTCTTGTTACTCGTACTTTATATACTAGAAAGGCTGGGTAAAATCCTGCTGAGGGGTCTTTTTAGAACCAGTGATCCCAGAGGTTCTTTCTAGCATACCTTCTATTTCCCTGTAGTTGAATTAAACAGTGAAAACCGAAggacatgtttttgtttttgtttttttgcctccatggttattgctggggcttgatgccttcaCTGcatatctactgctcctggaggtcatttttcccattttgttgcccttgttgttgtcattattattgtcattgctgttggataggacagaaattgaaagggggagagaaagacacctgcagacctgctgcaccgcccgtgaagcaacccccatgggtagggatctgggagctcgaactgggatctttactctggtccttgggctttgtaccatgtgcgcttaacctgctgtgctaccacctgacctcccaaAGGACATGATTCTAAGTTGTCCTCTTATGTTGTCTCAAAGACTGAGTCCTAGTGGGAAAAATTCataggaaagggaagaaaactaACTGTGGTTGTACTGCTAGTAGCATTTATATTGCCAACTTTCTCCACTATCCTCCATCCACGTCATACCCAGACAGTTAAAAGACTGAGCTATTTCCTACCCACACCCCAACACCAAGCAATTACCTCTCAAAGTCTGGAGTTAACAGTGCTACTATGCTTCATTAAGGATGTTGCACACTCttccaaaaatatatttatttttaaaaacaaaaatcagacaaATTTTATCCAGTCGGTTTTTCCAGCAACAAACAAGAGTCTGGATTTCAAGACAGAGTAAAATTTAAGCATCAGTAATCTCATGCAGAAGTATGTTTCTCTGTAGGaagttcaacaatttgcttgactGTAAGCACACAATTTTCTAAATCTTGCTTGTACTCCTGCCATCAGGGCTGCTCCACTCCAGGGCTTTGGCACAGAAGATAATCCACTCTAAAATTCAAAACTTCCAAATTGAGATGAACGACTGTTGGGTTTGGGTTGGGGTTTATAACCAATTCGATCATTAATCATTTGTTCCCGAGTTTTGGGGTCACTACTGAGTCCAATGGCTCCTTCTCCATCACTGCTTCCTACAACTTCCAcatcttctttttgtttcttacggttctgaaagtataaaatgtataaaaatgttAGGATTAGACATTCTGGTgggaagggggtcaggtggtagtacccTCGTTAAGTGCGTATTTCACTATGCATAAGGACTGGGATTGGAGCCCCCATTCTCCGTCTATAGGGgagcacttcatgagcagtgaagcaggcctacagttgtcctatgtttctcatctcaatttctccctgtcctgtcctatcaagtataacagaaggggggagagaaagaaagattgctGCCAGAAgtagttctggcaccaagccccaacgacaaccctggtggcaaaaaaaaaaagattcttggacaggggagatagcataatggttatgcaaataactttcatgcctaaagcaccAGAGGTCCTAGttcaatatcacacacacaccatacgccagagctacttctttttttttttttttttggggggggaggaagcaaagaaaagtgagaggaaaggagaaaggaagaaaaagaagaagaaaacattcttcccaTTAGCAAATTCCATGAGCTTTATTTAATACTTACAATACACTTATTATATGTAAAGGATAGGGTTAAGGTCTATGGAACAAACTAAAAATCTCATGTTTAGGTTGGGGGTTTAATGGGGATATAGGAATTCCATAAGTGGTGAGGGGTGCTGACACTTCTTGGGAAGATGTGAAAATGTGCCCCTGTGCCAAGTCCTGTAAGGGAGCATCTCCTCAGTAAAGTGGTAAATAACCCCTACCATGTAGGATGTCACAGTCTAGTagagaagcagaccaacagacagTCACAGCATAGGATGATCAGGGCTATGACAGACAACAAGGCTATGACAGACTGCCAAAGATAGTGAAAAGAGGCAAGGAGATGAGTGTACAGTGATGAAGGTTCAAAACAGGAAACCCAAACTGGAAAAATGAAGTTAGCTGACATGGGAACGAGAGGAATATTTCTGCAAATGTATTATTGAacgaaaagaaggaaaaagtgactAGTAAAACTAACcaccagagggagtcgggctgtagcacagcgggttaagcacaggtggtgcaaagcacaagga
The sequence above is drawn from the Erinaceus europaeus chromosome 10, mEriEur2.1, whole genome shotgun sequence genome and encodes:
- the CDC26 gene encoding anaphase-promoting complex subunit CDC26 isoform X1 is translated as MLRRKPTRLELKLDDIEEFESIRKDLENRKKQKEDVEVVGSSDGEGAIGLSSDPKTREQMINDRIGYKPQPKPNSRSSQFGSFEF
- the CDC26 gene encoding anaphase-promoting complex subunit CDC26 isoform X2, which produces MIRGGGQGSGKGLRRFERENRKKQKEDVEVVGSSDGEGAIGLSSDPKTREQMINDRIGYKPQPKPNSRSSQFGSFEF